Proteins encoded together in one Fimbriiglobus ruber window:
- a CDS encoding acetolactate synthase, which translates to MPSSFEDENEGGIEIRTARGRDWPSVRQFNVFLANRMGAMLDLVRRFETTDVRVVSLTVVETADCAIIRLVPSDYERGFEVLTQAKLPFTESDLLLVKLPDNDQPLLTITKALLGGEINLSYAYPLLIGVGPMGNTALAIHVDQFETAVTTLQNQGFTLFTETDLRD; encoded by the coding sequence ATGCCATCGAGTTTCGAGGACGAGAACGAAGGCGGCATCGAGATCAGAACCGCCCGCGGGCGGGACTGGCCGAGCGTTCGCCAATTCAACGTGTTCCTCGCGAACCGCATGGGGGCGATGCTCGATCTGGTCCGCCGGTTCGAGACCACCGACGTTCGTGTCGTGTCTCTGACCGTCGTCGAGACGGCCGACTGTGCAATCATCCGGCTCGTCCCCAGCGATTACGAGCGCGGCTTCGAGGTACTCACCCAGGCTAAACTGCCGTTTACCGAGAGCGACCTGCTGCTCGTCAAACTCCCGGACAACGACCAGCCGTTGCTGACGATCACGAAAGCCCTCCTGGGTGGCGAAATTAACCTTAGCTACGCCTACCCACTCCTCATCGGCGTCGGCCCGATGGGCAATACCGCCCTCGCGATTCATGTGGACCAGTTCGAGACCGCCGTCACCACCTTGCAAAATCAGGGATTCACGCTGTTCACCGAGACCGATCTCCGCGATTAA
- a CDS encoding IS5 family transposase, whose protein sequence is MDAPVRKPYLTDLTDVQWETIEPLLPAARFGGRPRSVDLREVMNAILYVNRTGCQWSLLPHDFPAKSTVYEYFAQWRDDGTWQHLLDVLREGYREVHAPSHEPTPSAASIDSQSVKGTEHAGGNGYDAGKKIQGRKRSIVVDTLGLLMTVAVTAGHVDDAAAAPSVLESLDREAYPRLKVVWADGKYHNHALNGWKDGHPELRWELVIVRRPDGAKGFVLLPKRWVGERTFGWLGRARRLSRDYERNTSSSESMVKVRSIQLILNRMDPKKCYPPFKYRVASK, encoded by the coding sequence ATGGACGCGCCCGTTCGTAAACCGTATCTGACGGATTTGACCGATGTCCAATGGGAGACCATCGAGCCCCTTCTGCCCGCCGCCCGGTTCGGAGGGCGGCCCCGGTCGGTCGACCTCCGGGAGGTGATGAACGCGATCCTGTACGTGAACCGGACCGGGTGCCAGTGGTCCCTGCTCCCGCACGATTTCCCGGCCAAGAGTACGGTGTACGAATACTTCGCCCAGTGGCGGGATGACGGCACCTGGCAACACCTCCTGGATGTCCTCCGGGAGGGGTATCGGGAGGTCCATGCTCCGAGTCACGAGCCGACCCCGAGCGCCGCGAGCATCGATAGTCAGTCGGTCAAGGGGACCGAGCATGCGGGTGGGAACGGGTATGACGCGGGCAAGAAAATCCAGGGCCGGAAGCGGTCGATCGTGGTCGACACGCTCGGGTTGTTGATGACCGTGGCGGTCACCGCCGGGCACGTCGACGATGCGGCCGCGGCCCCGTCCGTGCTCGAATCGTTGGACCGTGAGGCGTACCCGCGGTTGAAGGTCGTATGGGCCGACGGGAAGTACCACAACCATGCCCTGAACGGGTGGAAGGACGGTCATCCGGAACTCAGATGGGAACTCGTCATCGTCCGCCGGCCGGACGGGGCGAAGGGGTTCGTCCTGTTGCCCAAGCGGTGGGTGGGGGAGCGGACCTTCGGGTGGCTCGGTCGCGCCCGCAGGCTAAGTCGGGACTACGAACGAAATACTAGTTCTAGTGAATCTATGGTTAAAGTGCGGTCGATTCAATTGATCCTCAATCGCATGGACCCCAAAAAGTGTTATCCCCCATTTAAATATAGAGTTGCATCAAAATAG